TCACAGCCCAACCACCCGCCAAGGCCTCCCTACCAAATCCCCAAGGCCTCACAAAGCAACCATTCAACAAGGCCTCTGTACTAAGCTTCAGCACCTCAGAACACAACCCATGCTCACCTACAAGTCATTTTTCGTTCACCACTAAAGGTGAAGTTAGTATTATAAAGCTATTCTTGTATTCAAAACTGATACGGGTAGAactggacatgatttatcacatttaccaaataatatttattataaaactGTTACAGAACCATTATGGCAGCTGTTAATTgatataatttaagacatttagcgacattatgtgccttactgtaaaccgttgtgacgctatcttaacgacggcatagaaaagattttaaataaataaaacaaaccagtACCCCCCTCCAGAACCAGCCTGCAACCCCCACAGCGCAAGGAAGCCACTTACCCAGCTCATCCCACAGCTGTCGGCACTTGTCCGTCATTCCTGCCCCCTGCTGCCTCCAGAGTGCGAGCCGGGGGTCCTCCAGGAACTGCTCGGTCATGAGGATCAGCATGCGGGCACCGTTGGAGTCCCTCATCCGTAGCATCTCGCGCACCTGGGAGCGTGACAAAGCGTGCACGTGAGGGGCTGGTGCAATTCCCAGGAGCTCTCCCTCGGGATTAGCAGAGCCGGGCAACTCGCCGGCGGAagcagagggagaggagaaggaacgCGACCCTGGAAACGTCAGGGCAAAGGGTGCAAGCAGATCTGTGCGTGCAAACGTCGCCCCGCTACCCGGGCCCTCAGCCACACTTGTTTCCTTACGTGCGTTTACCCGAAACGATCGACAATCCAATCACAGGATTTACCATCAAGAATAAATGCAATATTATGCTTCACCCCCTTACATAAAAAAGACAGCACAGTAAAACCCTCCTCGCAACAGGAGCAGAGGACAGGAGGGAGGAGCCAAAAAGCTGCAGCTCCCCTAGTGCACTGCACAAGCTTCCTCGCAACAGGAGCAGAGGGCAGGATGGAGGAGCCAAAAAGCTGCAGCTCCTAGTGCACTGCACAAGCACCTTCCTCCCAACAGGAgcagagggcaggagggaggagccaAAAAGCTGCAGCTCCTAGTGCACTGCACAAGCACCTTCCTCCCAACAGGAGCAGAGGGCAGGATGGAGGAGCCAAAAAGCTGCAGCTCCCCTAGTACACTGCACAAGCACCTTCCTCGCAACAGGAgcagagggcaggagggaggagccaAAAAGCTGCAGCTCCTAGTGCACTGCACAAGCACCTTCCTCCCCACAGGAgcagagggcaggagggaggagccaAAAAGCTGCAGCTCCTAGTGCACTGCACAAGCACCTTCCTCCCAACAGGAgcagagggcaggagggaggagccaAAAAGCTGCAGCTCCTAGTGCATTGCACAAGCAAATTCCTCGCAACAGGAgcagagggcaggagggaggagccaAAAAGCTGCAGCTCCTAGTGCACTGCACAAGCACCTTCCTCCCAACAGGAGCAGAGGGCAGGATGGAGGAGCCAAAAAGCTGCAGCTCCCCTAGTGCACTGCACAAGCACCTTCCTCCCAACAGGAGCAGAGGGCAGGAGCCAAAAAGCTGCAGCTCCTAGTGCACTGCACAAGCACCTTCCTCCCAACAGGAgcagagggcaggagggaggagccaAAAAGCTGCAGCTCCTAGTGCATTGCACAAGCAAATTCCTCGCAACAGGAGCagagggcaggagggaagagcCAAAAAGCTGCAGCTCCCCTAGTGCACTGCACAAGCACCTCCCTCGCAACAGGAgcagagggcaggagggaggagccaAAAAGCTGCAGCTCCTAGTGCACTGCACAAGCACCTTCCTCCCAACAGGAgcagagggcaggagggaggagccaAAAAGCTGCAGCTCCTAGTGCACTGCACAAGCACCTTCCTCCCAACAGGAGCAGAGGGCAGGAGCCAAAAAGCTGCAGCTCCTAGTGCACTGCACAAGCACCTTCCTCCCAACAGGAGCAGAGGGCAGGAGCCAAAAAGCTGCAGCTCCTAGTGCACTGCACAAGCACCTTCCTCCCAACAGGAGCAGAGGGCAGGAGCCAAAAAGCTGCAGCTCCTAGTGCACTGCACAAGCACCTTCCTCCCAACAGGAgcagagggcaggagggaggagccaAAAAGCTGCAGCTCCTAGTGCACTGCACAAGCACCTTCCTCCCAACAGGAGCAGAGGGCAGGAGCCAAAAAGCTGCAGCTCCTAGTGCACTGCACAAGCACCTTCCTCCCAACAGGAgcagagggcaggagggaggagccaAAAAGCTGCAGCTCCTAGTGCATTGCACAAGCAAATTCCTCGCAACAGGAgcagagggcaggagggaggagccaAAAAGCTGCAGCTCCTAGTGCACTGCACAAGCACCTTCCTCCCAACAGGAgcagagggcaggagggaggagccaAAAAGCTGCAGCTCCTAGTGCACTGCACAAGCAACTTCCTCCCAACAGGAGCAGATAAACTTCTAGATGGAGTACAAgcaagggaagagggagagagagagaaaatatcctGGGCAGAAGTCCAGAATGGCTTTAAAGGCCAACACATGGAAACTTTAAATGATTTTATCAAAAGACTGCACCTCAAAGCACAGCCGGGGGGGCAGCCAGGCCAGCGTTACCTTGTTAAACATGGACTGCAGCTGTTTACTGGCTCCATAGTAGCCTCCGTTTGAGAGAAGCTGCTTCACTTGTTCCTGGATTTGTTCTCCATCCAGGTGCCAGCAGTTCTCATCTTCGATGCCAGCGCCTGCGGTGGGATCGGGAGCAcctacagtgagagagagagagaatgtgagagagcgagtgtgagtgagagtgtgagagagagtgagagagcgagagaatgtgagagagcgagagaatgtgagagagagagcgagagaatgtgagagaaagagagagagtaagagagtgCGTGAGAGTGAATgaaagagagtgtgagagagagcgagagaatgtgagagaaagagagagtgagagagtgcgtGAGagtgaatgaaagagagagagtgtgagagagcgagagaatgaaagagaaagagagagagtgtgagagagagagtgtgagagagtaagagggaatgagagagagagagatcagccCAGCGGTATAAGCCCTCAAGCCACGCTGACCGAGCAGGCTACACCTTGGAGTggctgggggaggtggggggggggggcgagtgtCCAGCCTCTGCTGCCTCTCCTCCTAGCTTGCCTCGCACAGGGtgtctcccgccccccccccccccaggcttacCGTGCACCCTGTTGATCTCGGAGCCCAGCAGCAGGATCTGGTCTGCCAGCCGCTGGGCCGTGGGCAGCACCTCCGTGTGGTGGGCGCTGATCAGGTACTGGACGAACTTCTGCAGCTGGTCCCGGTTCATCTGCGAGAGCGTCTCCGAGATGGGCAGGCGCAGCTCCACCAGCCGGGCCTTGCGGATGCGGTGCAGCGAGAGCGCCACCACGTGGGCGCAGTAGAAGATGTCCCTGTTCTCGCAGCCGCAGCTGACCGAGGTGATCTTGCAGCGGTCGAAGCTGACGGACACCTGGTAGCTCTTCTCCGGCTCGCTGGGGCCCGGCGGCTCCGTGACGGTGCCGCTCAGGTGGAAACCTGGAGGAAGgaaaggcaaggggggggggggggcggtggaatGAGAGACTCGTGCACAGGAATCTGCCCGGGCAAGTCTGAAGAGCAGGAAAAGCCGGCGGGGCGCATCGTGAGCAATCCAACCCCACAGGTCCTAGCGAGAGCGATGCTGCCGGGTGACTCAGAGGCCACCGAGTATCGCAGCTAAAAATAAATTACCCTGCTTACACCCCTGACTTCCGGCGGGCGGCCTGCCTCCTAGGACTCGGCAAGGGCCAACGTCAGCTCCGATCCCGTGGCCCCCAGCTGACCTCCAAGCTCACTGCACCACAGTCACCCCCAGCGTCCACCCCCCCCCGAGCCAGAGCAGAGTTCCTGCAGACTCCGGGCCTCCCAGGACTCACAacagcggaggggggggggggacggggaccctGTTCCTGATTGatgagcacggggggggggggggggggacacaagcCCCGGACGAGGCAGAAGGCAGGGAGGTTGTGCTCCAAAGCTGGAAGGGCGAGTCCCCGGCCGCAGGAGACAGGAGAAGAAGGAGATCTTACCTCCCAGCGCCTCTGCTGTCAGGTGAGGAGCagaaggcagaggaggaggagcaggaggagcaggaggaaggcaGATAACTCACCCACTTGCAGCACCCGGTCGACGGCTCCCGCCTGCAGCAGCTGCAGCCCGCGGTTGAAGGGGACGCGGGAGTCTCGCTCGCCCTCGGGGGGCTGGTAGCCCAGGGACGAGTACATGCAGATCTCCCGCTCGCTGCGGGGGAAGGACCAGAACACGATCCGTCTCTGCACCGG
The DNA window shown above is from Rhinatrema bivittatum chromosome 19, aRhiBiv1.1, whole genome shotgun sequence and carries:
- the ZSWIM4 gene encoding zinc finger SWIM domain-containing protein 4 encodes the protein MEAPPAKRHCPGLGPSLSRPHTLLDLSARRVAESWAYEQVEERFSRVPEPVQRRIVFWSFPRSEREICMYSSLGYQPPEGERDSRVPFNRGLQLLQAGAVDRVLQVGFHLSGTVTEPPGPSEPEKSYQVSVSFDRCKITSVSCGCENRDIFYCAHVVALSLHRIRKARLVELRLPISETLSQMNRDQLQKFVQYLISAHHTEVLPTAQRLADQILLLGSEINRVHGAPDPTAGAGIEDENCWHLDGEQIQEQVKQLLSNGGYYGASKQLQSMFNKVREMLRMRDSNGARMLILMTEQFLEDPRLALWRQQGAGMTDKCRQLWDELGKWLPCAVGVAGWFWRGVLVCFIYLKSFLCRR